In one window of Hymenobacter nivis DNA:
- a CDS encoding biotin-dependent carboxyltransferase family protein, with product MIISVLHPGLLTTVQDLGRPGYQQAGVAVGGALDAGALRVANLLVGNPDGAAGLEITLQGPRLRFDAGCLLALTGANLSPTLNGQPLQLHRPTWAPAGAELAFGAPRAGCRTYLAVAGGVAVAPVLGSRATYLRAGLGGWHGRALRADDQLPVGAPSAIGQNIIKELTENQFAKSQASWTPGPRLCPVPRRSPLIRAVRGPEYGQFAAASQQAFWEQPFAITAAADRMGYRLQGPALVRLTDAELLSSAVTFGTVQVPPGGQPIVLLADRQTTGGYPRLAQAITADFGALAQAAPGQALRFREVPLAEAQALYLAQERAMRALQRGIGLRFAH from the coding sequence ATGATTATTAGCGTATTGCACCCCGGTCTGCTCACCACTGTGCAGGACCTGGGCCGGCCCGGCTACCAGCAAGCCGGTGTGGCGGTGGGCGGAGCCCTGGATGCCGGGGCCCTGCGCGTGGCCAACCTACTGGTGGGCAACCCCGACGGAGCGGCCGGCCTCGAAATCACCCTCCAGGGCCCCCGCCTCCGCTTCGACGCCGGCTGCCTCCTGGCCCTCACCGGGGCCAACCTCTCCCCCACCCTCAACGGCCAGCCGCTGCAACTGCACCGGCCCACCTGGGCCCCGGCGGGCGCGGAGCTGGCCTTCGGCGCACCCCGGGCGGGCTGCCGGACCTACCTGGCGGTGGCGGGCGGCGTGGCCGTGGCCCCGGTGCTGGGCAGCCGCGCCACCTACCTGCGCGCCGGGCTGGGCGGTTGGCACGGCCGCGCCCTGCGTGCCGACGACCAGCTGCCCGTGGGTGCGCCTTCGGCCATTGGGCAGAACATCATAAAAGAATTAACTGAAAATCAATTCGCTAAAAGCCAAGCCAGCTGGACGCCGGGGCCCCGGCTGTGCCCCGTGCCGCGCCGTAGCCCCCTCATCCGCGCCGTGCGGGGGCCGGAGTACGGGCAATTTGCGGCCGCGAGCCAGCAGGCGTTTTGGGAGCAGCCGTTTGCCATCACGGCCGCGGCCGACCGCATGGGCTACCGGCTGCAAGGGCCGGCGCTGGTGCGGCTGACGGACGCGGAGCTGCTGTCGAGCGCCGTCACTTTCGGCACGGTGCAGGTGCCGCCCGGCGGCCAGCCCATCGTGCTGCTCGCCGACCGCCAAACCACTGGCGGCTACCCGCGCCTGGCCCAAGCCATCACCGCCGATTTTGGGGCCCTGGCACAAGCCGCCCCGGGCCAGGCGCTGCGCTTCCGGGAAGTACCGCTGGCCGAAGCCCAGGCGCTGTACCTTGCGCAGGAGCGCGCCATGAGGGCGTTGCAGCGGGGTATTGGGCTTAGGTTTGCCCATTGA
- a CDS encoding transketolase produces MTSEKQDELKALALRVREHIVRLSTDGGCFTGASLSCADLLVYLYADFLNISPQTLDAPDRDFLFLSKGHDVPALYGTFVELGFMPKERLANHLKANDSIYWHPNRSVPGVEFHSGSLGHLPSVGLGVALDNRMRGLKNRTIVITGDGELNEGSVWETVLVAAAQKLSNFTLVVDRNHFQANVATEDLIPLEPLGPKFEAFGWAVQRIDGHDFAQLEAAFGALPFSDDKPSVIICDTVRGRGLPSIEARADRWFCNFSADEVVELLKELHSQEATTLTSETLTVR; encoded by the coding sequence ATGACTTCCGAAAAACAAGACGAACTGAAAGCCCTGGCCCTGCGCGTGCGTGAGCACATCGTGCGCCTGAGCACCGACGGCGGCTGCTTCACCGGCGCCTCGCTGAGCTGCGCCGACCTGCTGGTGTACCTCTACGCCGACTTCCTGAACATCAGCCCCCAGACGCTCGACGCGCCCGACCGCGACTTTCTGTTCCTGAGCAAAGGGCACGACGTACCGGCCCTCTACGGCACCTTCGTCGAGCTGGGCTTCATGCCCAAAGAGCGACTAGCCAATCACTTGAAGGCCAACGACAGCATTTACTGGCACCCCAACCGCTCGGTGCCGGGCGTCGAGTTTCACTCGGGCTCGCTGGGCCACTTGCCGTCCGTGGGTCTGGGCGTGGCGCTCGATAACCGGATGAGGGGCCTGAAAAACCGCACCATCGTCATCACCGGCGACGGCGAGCTGAACGAGGGCTCCGTCTGGGAAACCGTGCTGGTAGCCGCCGCTCAAAAACTCAGCAACTTCACCCTGGTCGTCGACCGCAACCACTTCCAGGCCAACGTGGCCACCGAAGACCTGATTCCGCTGGAGCCCCTGGGGCCCAAGTTTGAAGCCTTCGGCTGGGCCGTGCAGCGCATCGACGGCCACGACTTCGCGCAGCTCGAAGCCGCCTTCGGGGCCCTGCCCTTCTCCGATGATAAGCCCTCGGTCATTATCTGCGACACGGTGCGCGGCCGCGGCCTGCCCAGCATCGAAGCCCGCGCCGACCGCTGGTTCTGCAACTTCTCGGCCGACGAAGTAGTGGAGCTCCTGAAAGAGCTGCACAGCCAGGAAGCCACCACGCTCACCTCGGAAACGCTGACGGTGCGGTAA
- the pxpB gene encoding 5-oxoprolinase subunit PxpB: MNQTDPSLPALPRQLYPLGDAAVVVQFGDVISPATHAAIRAFGAHLAQHPFAGLRECVPAFTTLTVYYDPWLVSDGGRHPPYETVAAALRERLAAVGPPAATASAGLVEIPVCYGGAWGPDLAFVARYTGLSAAEVIARHAAPEYLVHMIGFAPGFPYLGGLDARLATPRLAQPRPRVPAGTVGIAGPQTGVYSLPTPGGWQLIGRTPLRLFDAAWAAPSLLHAGQHLRFVPISAAEYAHTQQHDY; encoded by the coding sequence ATGAACCAAACCGATCCGTCGTTACCCGCGCTGCCCAGGCAGTTGTATCCGCTGGGCGATGCGGCCGTGGTGGTGCAGTTTGGCGACGTTATCAGCCCGGCTACGCACGCGGCCATTCGGGCGTTTGGCGCGCACCTGGCGCAGCACCCGTTCGCGGGCCTGCGCGAGTGCGTGCCCGCCTTCACTACCCTCACCGTGTACTACGACCCGTGGCTGGTGAGCGACGGCGGCCGGCACCCGCCCTACGAGACCGTGGCGGCGGCGCTGCGCGAGCGGCTGGCCGCCGTGGGGCCCCCGGCGGCCACGGCCAGCGCCGGTTTGGTAGAAATTCCGGTGTGCTACGGCGGGGCCTGGGGGCCCGATTTGGCGTTTGTGGCCCGCTACACGGGCTTGTCGGCGGCTGAGGTAATTGCCCGGCACGCGGCTCCGGAGTACCTGGTGCACATGATTGGCTTCGCGCCGGGTTTTCCGTACTTGGGCGGGCTCGATGCGCGGCTGGCCACGCCCCGGCTGGCCCAGCCCCGCCCGCGGGTGCCGGCCGGCACGGTAGGCATTGCGGGGCCCCAGACCGGCGTTTACTCGCTGCCCACGCCGGGCGGCTGGCAGCTCATCGGTCGTACGCCGCTGCGGCTATTCGATGCTGCGTGGGCCGCCCCCAGCCTGCTGCACGCGGGCCAGCACCTACGCTTCGTGCCCATCAGCGCGGCGGAGTACGCCCACACCCAGCAGCATGATTATTAG
- a CDS encoding LamB/YcsF family protein yields MTYSVDLNCDMGESFGAWTMGQDAAVLPFVTSANIACGFHAGDPGVMRQTVRAALSHHVAIGVHPGLPDLVGFGRRDLAISPEEAFDMTVYQLGALGAVARAEGGRLHHLKPHGALYNMAATNAALAQAIAEAVYRVQPELVLYGLAGSELTKAGERLGLKTAHEVFADRTYQADGTLTPRRQPDALVASADAAVAQVLRMVREGQVRSQQGPDVALRADTVCLHGDGPHALEFAQRLYGALREAGVHLGATFAGAR; encoded by the coding sequence ATGACATACTCCGTTGACCTGAATTGTGACATGGGCGAGAGCTTCGGGGCCTGGACGATGGGGCAGGACGCGGCCGTGCTGCCCTTCGTGACGTCGGCCAACATTGCCTGCGGCTTCCACGCTGGCGACCCCGGCGTGATGCGGCAAACCGTGCGGGCGGCGCTCAGCCACCACGTGGCCATCGGGGTACACCCAGGGCTGCCCGATTTGGTGGGGTTTGGACGGCGCGACCTGGCCATCTCGCCCGAGGAAGCTTTCGACATGACCGTATACCAGTTGGGGGCCCTGGGGGCCGTGGCCCGGGCCGAGGGCGGACGGTTGCACCACCTCAAGCCCCACGGGGCCCTGTACAACATGGCCGCCACCAACGCCGCCCTGGCCCAGGCTATTGCCGAAGCCGTGTACCGGGTGCAGCCCGAGCTGGTACTCTACGGACTGGCGGGCAGCGAGTTAACCAAAGCCGGCGAGCGGCTGGGCCTCAAAACCGCCCACGAAGTATTCGCCGACCGCACCTACCAGGCCGACGGCACCCTCACCCCGCGCCGCCAGCCCGACGCGCTGGTGGCCAGCGCCGACGCCGCCGTGGCCCAGGTGCTGCGCATGGTGCGCGAGGGCCAGGTGCGCAGCCAGCAGGGCCCCGATGTGGCCCTCCGGGCCGATACCGTGTGCCTGCACGGCGACGGGCCCCACGCCTTGGAATTTGCCCAGCGGCTGTACGGGGCCCTGCGCGAAGCGGGCGTGCACCTGGGCGCCACTTTTGCCGGGGCACGCTAA
- a CDS encoding glucoamylase family protein: protein MRLKLLASLLLAPGLLGAQPTPKAPPKKPAAPPAFDARQRPRHLTDEQLLDLVQRQTFRYFWDFGHPVSGMARERSNRSFDYGDEVVTTGGTGFGLMAIIVAAERGWITRAQAAARVSKIVNFLWKADQYHGAFPHWYDGATGHTIRFSPKDDGADLVETSFMYEGLLCARQYFTKDTPDERNVRNKVLWLWEGVEWNWFTQGQNVLYWHWSPNNGWSMNHQLHGWNEALVTYVLAAGSPRYAIDKTVYDQGWATGPDYLNGNTYYGHQLPLGPALGGPLFFSHYSFLGLNPHGLKDAHADYWEQNKSHTLINRAYCVANPKHYKGYGANAWGLTASDSYQGYAAHSPTEDLGVISPTAALSAMPYAPAESMLALRHFYDDLGDKIWGPYGFVDAYSEEHNWYAASYLAIDQGPIVAMIENHRTGLLWKLFMSAPEVQRGLTKLGFESPDIKK from the coding sequence ATGCGCCTGAAACTTCTTGCCTCCCTGCTACTGGCCCCCGGCCTGCTGGGGGCCCAGCCCACGCCCAAAGCACCGCCGAAAAAACCCGCCGCGCCGCCCGCCTTCGATGCCCGGCAACGGCCGCGCCACCTCACCGACGAGCAGCTGCTGGACCTGGTGCAGCGCCAGACGTTCCGGTACTTCTGGGACTTTGGGCACCCAGTGAGCGGCATGGCGCGCGAGCGCAGCAATAGGTCGTTCGACTACGGCGATGAGGTGGTGACGACCGGCGGCACGGGCTTCGGCCTGATGGCCATCATCGTGGCCGCCGAGCGGGGCTGGATTACCCGGGCGCAGGCGGCGGCGCGGGTCAGTAAAATCGTAAATTTCCTGTGGAAGGCCGACCAGTACCACGGCGCGTTTCCGCACTGGTACGACGGGGCCACGGGCCACACCATCCGCTTCAGCCCGAAAGACGATGGGGCCGACCTCGTGGAAACCTCCTTTATGTACGAGGGCCTGCTCTGCGCCCGCCAGTACTTTACCAAGGACACGCCCGACGAGCGCAATGTGCGCAACAAGGTGCTCTGGCTGTGGGAAGGCGTGGAGTGGAACTGGTTCACCCAGGGCCAGAATGTGTTGTACTGGCACTGGAGCCCCAACAACGGCTGGAGCATGAACCACCAGCTGCACGGCTGGAACGAAGCCCTGGTGACCTACGTGCTGGCCGCCGGCTCGCCCCGCTACGCCATCGACAAGACCGTGTACGACCAGGGCTGGGCTACGGGCCCCGACTACCTGAACGGCAATACCTACTACGGCCACCAGCTACCCCTGGGCCCCGCGCTGGGGGGCCCCCTGTTCTTCTCGCACTACTCGTTTTTGGGCCTCAACCCCCACGGCCTGAAGGACGCGCACGCCGATTACTGGGAGCAGAACAAAAGCCACACGCTCATCAACCGCGCCTACTGCGTGGCCAACCCCAAGCACTACAAGGGCTACGGCGCCAATGCCTGGGGCCTCACGGCATCAGACAGTTACCAGGGCTACGCCGCCCACTCGCCCACCGAAGACCTGGGGGTGATTTCGCCCACCGCGGCGCTGTCGGCCATGCCCTACGCACCGGCCGAATCGATGCTGGCGCTGCGCCATTTCTACGATGATTTGGGCGATAAAATCTGGGGCCCCTACGGCTTCGTGGATGCCTACAGCGAGGAGCACAACTGGTACGCCGCCTCGTACCTGGCCATCGACCAGGGCCCCATCGTGGCCATGATTGAGAACCACCGCACCGGCCTGCTCTGGAAGCTCTTCATGAGCGCCCCCGAGGTGCAGCGCGGCCTGACGAAGCTGGGGTTCGAGAGCCCGGATATTAAGAAATAA
- the bglX gene encoding beta-glucosidase BglX translates to MTQSTRICGAFFLLTLGLGARPAAAQQAAAPKTTLPAPDAKMTAFVDNLLGKMTPEEKIGQLNLVSVGFDVTGPVVSKDVDANIRKGRVGAVLNTYTPVAARKLQALAVKESRLHIPLILGYDVIHGHRTIFPVPLGLAASWDLPAMEKTARIAADEASADGVNWMYSPMVDIARDPRWGRIMEGSGEDPYLGSQIARAMVRGYQGPDNDMTRPDRVMACLKHFALYGAAEAGREYNTTDMSLQRMYNEYLPPYKAAVEAGVGSVMSSFNDVNGIPATANKFLMTDLLRTQWGFNGFVATDYTAINELEAHGLGDDKKVSELAMNAGIDMDMVGEIFLNNLAKNLADGTVTQAQIDQACRRVLEAKYRLGLFRDPYHGVSEKRAKATLMKPQYLADARDVARRSFVLLKNDKQTLPLKKTGSIALVGPLANRQRDMIGSWSGAGDWKQAVSVEQGLRTAAPGLKITYAQGANVADDPQMIDRLNAYGGELNIDPRAPEALIAEAVAAAQSADVVVAVVGESQGMTGEAASRADIGLPGHQLDLLKALKATGKPLVVVLMNGRPLTLPWEDQNADAILETWFSGTQGGHAVADVLFGAYNPAGKITATFPRAVGQIPIYYNHKSTGRPYAGVKLDKYKSRYLDLPNDPLYPFGYGLSYTTFSISKPILSAATIPMAGALDVTVTVQNTGTTDGEEVVQLYLRDVVGTSTRPVQELKNFQKVLLKKGESRQLTFHLTVEDLKYYNNNLQFVAEPGEFQVMVGSNSRDVQMASFTLTQ, encoded by the coding sequence ATGACCCAATCTACCCGTATTTGCGGCGCCTTTTTCTTACTCACGCTGGGCCTGGGGGCCCGGCCGGCGGCGGCCCAGCAAGCGGCCGCGCCTAAAACTACGCTGCCCGCGCCCGACGCCAAAATGACGGCCTTCGTTGACAACCTGCTGGGTAAAATGACGCCCGAGGAGAAAATCGGGCAGCTCAACCTCGTGTCAGTCGGCTTCGATGTGACGGGCCCCGTGGTGAGCAAGGACGTGGACGCCAACATCCGCAAGGGCCGCGTGGGGGCCGTGCTGAACACCTACACGCCGGTAGCGGCGCGCAAACTCCAGGCCCTGGCCGTCAAGGAGTCGCGGCTGCACATCCCGCTCATTTTAGGATACGACGTCATTCATGGGCACCGCACCATTTTCCCGGTGCCGCTGGGTTTGGCTGCGTCGTGGGATTTGCCGGCCATGGAAAAAACTGCCCGCATCGCCGCCGACGAGGCCAGCGCCGACGGCGTGAACTGGATGTATTCGCCGATGGTGGACATTGCCCGCGACCCGCGCTGGGGCCGCATTATGGAGGGCAGCGGCGAAGACCCGTACCTGGGCTCGCAGATTGCCCGAGCGATGGTGCGCGGCTACCAGGGCCCCGACAACGACATGACCCGGCCCGACCGGGTGATGGCCTGCCTCAAGCACTTTGCCCTGTACGGGGCCGCCGAGGCCGGGCGCGAATACAACACCACCGACATGAGCCTCCAGCGCATGTACAACGAGTACCTGCCGCCCTATAAGGCCGCCGTGGAGGCCGGCGTGGGCTCGGTGATGTCGTCGTTCAACGACGTAAACGGCATCCCGGCCACGGCCAACAAGTTCCTGATGACCGACTTGCTACGCACGCAGTGGGGCTTTAATGGCTTCGTGGCCACGGACTACACCGCTATTAACGAATTAGAGGCCCACGGCCTGGGCGACGACAAAAAGGTGTCGGAACTGGCCATGAACGCGGGCATCGACATGGACATGGTGGGCGAGATTTTCCTGAACAACCTGGCGAAAAACCTGGCCGACGGCACCGTGACCCAGGCCCAGATTGACCAGGCCTGCCGCCGCGTGCTGGAGGCCAAGTACCGCCTCGGCCTCTTCCGCGACCCCTACCACGGCGTGAGCGAGAAGCGCGCCAAGGCCACGCTGATGAAGCCCCAGTACCTGGCCGACGCCCGCGACGTAGCCCGCCGCAGCTTCGTGCTGCTCAAAAACGATAAGCAAACCCTGCCCCTCAAAAAAACCGGCAGTATTGCCCTGGTGGGGCCCCTGGCCAACCGCCAGCGCGATATGATTGGCAGCTGGAGCGGGGCCGGTGACTGGAAGCAAGCCGTGTCGGTGGAGCAGGGCCTGCGGACCGCCGCCCCGGGCCTGAAAATTACCTACGCCCAAGGTGCCAACGTGGCCGACGACCCGCAGATGATTGACCGCCTGAACGCCTACGGCGGCGAGCTGAACATCGACCCCCGGGCCCCCGAGGCGCTGATTGCCGAAGCCGTGGCCGCTGCCCAAAGCGCCGACGTAGTAGTGGCCGTGGTGGGCGAAAGCCAGGGCATGACCGGCGAGGCCGCCAGCCGCGCCGACATCGGCCTGCCCGGCCACCAGCTCGATCTGCTCAAGGCCCTGAAAGCCACTGGCAAACCCCTGGTGGTAGTGCTCATGAACGGCCGCCCCCTCACCCTGCCCTGGGAAGACCAAAACGCCGACGCCATCCTCGAAACCTGGTTTTCGGGCACGCAGGGCGGCCACGCCGTGGCTGACGTGCTGTTCGGGGCCTACAACCCGGCGGGTAAAATTACGGCCACCTTCCCGCGGGCGGTAGGCCAGATTCCGATTTACTACAACCACAAAAGCACCGGCCGCCCCTACGCCGGCGTCAAGCTCGACAAGTACAAGTCGCGCTACCTGGACCTCCCCAACGACCCGCTCTACCCCTTCGGCTACGGCCTAAGCTACACTACGTTCAGCATTTCCAAGCCCATACTCAGCGCCGCCACCATACCCATGGCCGGGGCCCTGGACGTGACGGTGACCGTGCAGAACACCGGCACCACCGACGGCGAAGAAGTGGTGCAGCTGTACCTGCGCGACGTGGTGGGCACCAGCACCCGCCCGGTGCAGGAGCTGAAAAACTTCCAGAAAGTGCTGCTCAAAAAGGGCGAAAGCCGCCAGCTCACCTTCCACCTCACGGTGGAGGATTTGAAGTATTACAACAACAATTTGCAGTTCGTGGCCGAGCCCGGCGAGTTCCAGGTAATGGTCGGCAGCAACTCGCGCGACGTGCAGATGGCCTCGTTCACGCTAACGCAATAG
- a CDS encoding cytidylyltransferase domain-containing protein, producing the protein MNILTVIQARRGSSRLPDKVSLPLAGQPLLVRMVQRVQRATLAGQIVVATTTDAADDALATLCEAHNIDVFRGSPTDLLDRHYQAALAFGPVDAVVKIPSDCPLIDPAVIDRVLGYYIDTAGQFDFVGNLHPATYPDGNDVEVMPLGALATAWREAHRPLEREHTTPFFWENPGHFRLANVAWETGLDYSMSHRFTIDYREDYEFIKAVFDALYPANPAFGLDDILTLLKQRPDIYALNASLAGVNWYRNHLDELKTVAADQTKAI; encoded by the coding sequence GTGAACATCCTCACCGTCATCCAGGCCCGCCGCGGCTCGTCGCGCCTCCCCGATAAAGTCAGCCTGCCGCTGGCCGGCCAGCCCCTGCTGGTGCGCATGGTGCAGCGCGTGCAACGGGCCACGCTGGCCGGCCAGATCGTGGTGGCCACCACCACCGATGCGGCCGACGACGCCCTGGCGACGCTGTGCGAAGCACACAATATCGACGTGTTCCGCGGCTCGCCCACCGACTTGCTCGACCGGCACTACCAGGCGGCGCTGGCCTTCGGGCCGGTGGATGCGGTAGTGAAAATCCCGTCCGACTGCCCCCTCATCGACCCCGCCGTGATTGACCGCGTGCTGGGCTATTATATAGATACGGCCGGGCAGTTCGATTTCGTGGGCAACCTGCACCCCGCCACCTACCCCGACGGCAACGACGTGGAAGTGATGCCCCTGGGGGCCCTGGCCACTGCCTGGCGCGAGGCCCACCGCCCGCTAGAGCGCGAGCACACCACACCCTTCTTCTGGGAAAACCCCGGCCACTTCCGCCTCGCCAACGTGGCCTGGGAAACGGGGCTCGACTACTCCATGTCGCACCGCTTCACGATTGACTACCGCGAAGATTACGAGTTCATTAAGGCCGTATTCGACGCGCTGTACCCGGCCAATCCAGCGTTCGGCCTGGACGATATTCTAACTTTATTAAAGCAAAGGCCAGACATTTACGCCCTCAACGCCAGCCTGGCCGGCGTGAACTGGTACCGCAACCACCTGGACGAGCTAAAAACCGTGGCCGCCGACCAAACCAAGGCTATATAG
- a CDS encoding transketolase family protein gives MAYEDLIRETALADDRLIVMTAENRALIRNLPAVLGPRFIDTGITEQTLIGAAAGLALRGRIPVVHALATFLTLRAFEFIRTDVGIGQLPVKISSFVPGFLSDGNGPTHQAIEDVALMRGIPGMTVFAPADEADMLGMLPQIWASPSPAYVRINTRPGTYQHAPFEMGKAEVVATGTDATILVYGMLFEQALIARELLEAQGKSVGLVNMRTLKPVDEAALLQVVRAGGLVVTLEDHFQTGGLYSILAEVLLKNELTAKVLPIALNEKWYKPGLLSEVLEYEGFTGQHIARRIAEKLGADPAAITTKTEVVENQFAE, from the coding sequence ATGGCTTACGAAGACCTTATCCGCGAAACGGCCCTGGCCGACGACCGCCTCATTGTGATGACGGCCGAAAACCGCGCCCTCATCCGCAACCTGCCGGCCGTGCTGGGGCCCCGGTTCATCGACACCGGCATCACCGAGCAAACCCTGATTGGGGCGGCGGCCGGGCTGGCCCTGCGCGGGCGCATCCCGGTGGTGCACGCGCTGGCTACCTTCCTCACCCTGCGGGCCTTTGAGTTTATTCGCACCGACGTGGGCATCGGCCAGCTGCCGGTCAAAATCAGCAGCTTCGTACCCGGCTTCTTGTCGGACGGCAACGGGCCTACCCACCAGGCCATCGAGGATGTGGCCCTGATGCGCGGCATCCCGGGCATGACCGTTTTCGCGCCCGCCGACGAGGCCGACATGCTGGGTATGCTGCCCCAGATCTGGGCCTCGCCCAGCCCGGCCTACGTGCGCATCAATACCCGCCCCGGCACCTACCAGCACGCGCCCTTTGAAATGGGCAAAGCCGAAGTAGTGGCCACCGGCACCGACGCCACCATCCTCGTCTACGGCATGCTGTTCGAGCAGGCCCTCATCGCCCGCGAGCTGCTCGAAGCCCAGGGCAAATCGGTGGGCCTCGTAAATATGCGCACCCTCAAGCCCGTGGACGAAGCCGCACTGCTGCAAGTGGTGCGGGCCGGGGGCCTGGTCGTGACGCTGGAGGACCACTTCCAGACCGGCGGCCTCTACTCCATCCTGGCCGAGGTGCTGCTGAAGAATGAACTGACGGCCAAGGTCCTGCCCATCGCCCTCAACGAGAAGTGGTACAAGCCCGGCCTACTGAGCGAAGTACTAGAATACGAAGGCTTTACCGGCCAGCACATTGCCCGGCGCATCGCCGAAAAGCTGGGCGCTGACCCCGCCGCCATTACCACCAAAACTGAAGTGGTGGAAAACCAATTCGCCGAGTAA
- a CDS encoding NRAMP family divalent metal transporter, whose protein sequence is MAAGKRWFGGASLGAAFLMANSSIGPGFLTQTTVFTQQLLTSFGFVILVSVVLDVGAQLNTWRILTVSELRAQDLANRLLPGLGYFLATMVILGGFAFNIGNIAGCGLGLNVLTGMSFEHGALVSCAVALTLFWVQEIGKMLDGFTKILGTVKILLTLGIAFSAHPPLLQALHHTLLPAKISAAAIVTIVGGTVGGYITFSGAHRLLDAGIKGPGQQDVVTRSAVSGIVISTVMRFVLFLAIVGVLSHGAVLDADNPAAGVFRSAAGEVGFRVFGVILWSAAISSVVGAAYTSVSFFKTFHPVFARYERACISVFIVLSTGIFVLVGKPAQLLVFAGAVNGLILPIALGIILVAATSHRLMGTYRHPRWMLAAGWVVVAIMGALSVPVLVEQVGALLR, encoded by the coding sequence ATGGCGGCGGGCAAGCGGTGGTTCGGCGGGGCCAGCCTGGGGGCGGCGTTTTTGATGGCCAACTCGTCCATCGGGCCAGGGTTTCTGACGCAGACAACGGTGTTCACCCAGCAGCTGCTGACCAGCTTTGGGTTCGTCATTCTGGTGTCGGTGGTGCTCGACGTGGGGGCCCAGCTCAATACCTGGCGTATTCTCACCGTCAGTGAGTTGCGGGCCCAGGACCTGGCCAACCGGCTGCTGCCCGGGCTGGGCTACTTCCTGGCGACGATGGTGATTCTGGGCGGCTTCGCCTTCAACATCGGCAACATCGCGGGCTGCGGGCTGGGCCTGAACGTGCTGACGGGCATGAGCTTTGAGCACGGGGCCCTGGTGAGCTGCGCGGTGGCCCTGACCTTGTTTTGGGTGCAGGAAATCGGCAAAATGCTCGACGGCTTCACCAAAATCCTCGGCACGGTCAAGATTTTGCTGACGCTGGGCATTGCCTTCAGCGCGCACCCGCCCCTGCTGCAAGCGCTGCACCACACGCTGCTGCCGGCCAAAATCAGCGCGGCGGCCATCGTCACAATCGTGGGCGGCACGGTAGGCGGCTACATCACGTTTTCGGGGGCCCACCGCCTGCTCGACGCTGGCATTAAGGGCCCCGGCCAGCAAGACGTGGTGACGCGCAGCGCCGTCAGCGGCATTGTTATTTCCACGGTTATGCGGTTTGTGCTGTTCCTGGCCATCGTGGGCGTGCTCAGCCACGGCGCCGTGCTCGACGCCGACAACCCCGCGGCGGGCGTGTTCCGCTCGGCGGCGGGCGAGGTGGGTTTCCGCGTGTTCGGCGTCATTTTGTGGAGCGCGGCCATCTCGTCGGTGGTGGGCGCGGCCTACACGTCGGTGTCGTTTTTCAAGACGTTTCACCCCGTATTTGCCCGCTACGAGCGGGCCTGCATCTCCGTTTTTATTGTGCTGTCGACGGGCATTTTCGTACTCGTCGGCAAGCCCGCGCAGCTCCTGGTGTTCGCGGGGGCCGTGAACGGGCTAATTTTACCCATTGCACTGGGCATCATATTAGTAGCGGCCACCAGCCACCGCCTCATGGGCACCTACCGCCACCCGCGCTGGATGCTGGCCGCCGGCTGGGTGGTGGTGGCCATCATGGGGGCCCTAAGCGTGCCCGTGCTGGTGGAGCAGGTGGGGGCCCTGCTGCGGTAA